One part of the Ziziphus jujuba cultivar Dongzao chromosome 2, ASM3175591v1 genome encodes these proteins:
- the LOC107418376 gene encoding (+)-cis,trans-nepetalactol synthase NEPS1-like: MSSESGTAGKQRLQGKVVIITGGASGIGESVARLFADHGARMVVIVDIQDDLGNKVAESIGVHRCTFVHCDVSDETQVKTTVESTVQKFGQLDVMFSNAGILSNSDQTVLDLDFSAFDRLFAINVRGMALCVKHAARAMVEGRVRGSIVCTGSVAASHGGRRRTDYVMSKHAVLGLVRSASLQLGAYAIRVNCVSPNALATPLTCRSLGMEVEEVQKHYESLAHLKGVTLEPRHVANVVLFLACDESEFITGVDLGVDGGYAHT, from the coding sequence ATGTCGTCGGAATCCGGCACCGCAGGAAAACAGAGACTACAAGGCAAGGTCGTCATAATCACCGGCGGCGCCAGTGGAATCGGCGAGTCCGTCGCTCGTCTCTTCGCCGATCACGGAGCTCGGATGGTCGTCATCGTCGATATTCAAGACGATTTAGGCAACAAAGTAGCCGAATCTATCGGCGTCCACAGGTGCACCTTCGTCCACTGCGATGTATCCGATGAGACCCAAGTCAAAACCACCGTGGAATCAACGGTCCAGAAATTCGGTCAGCTCGACGTCATGTTCAGCAACGCCGGGATTCTAAGCAACTCCGATCAGAccgtcctcgacctcgacttTTCGGCGTTTGACCGTCTTTTCGCCATCAACGTCCGTGGAATGGCTCTGTGCGTGAAACACGCGGCGCGTGCCATGGTTGAAGGGCGCGTGAGGGGGAGCATAGTGTGCACTGGGAGCGTGGCGGCGAGCCACGGTGGAAGAAGACGCACCGATTACGTGATGTCGAAGCACGCCGTGCTGGGATTGGTCCGTTCGGCGAGTTTGCAGCTTGGCGCGTACGCGATCAGAGTGAACTGTGTATCGCCCAATGCACTGGCTACGCCGTTGACGTGTCGCTCGCTTGGAATGGAGGTTGAGGAAGTACAGAAGCATTACGAGTCGCTTGCGCATTTAAAAGGTGTTACTCTGGAACCGAGACACGTGGCGAATGTTGTGCTGTTTCTTGCTTGTGATGAATCGGAATTCATCACAGGCGTTGATCTGGGAGTTGACGGAGGCTATGCCCATACATGA
- the LOC107418373 gene encoding (+)-cis,trans-nepetalactol synthase NEPS2-like produces the protein MSGYGAGGNGRLKGKVAIVTGGASGIGESVAHLFADHGARMVVIVDIQDDLGNKVAESIGAHRCTFIHCDVSDENQVKTTVESTVQKFGQLDVMFSNAGILSCSEQTQTVLDLDISGFDRLFAINVRGMALCVKHAARAMVEGRVRGSIVCTAGVKASCGGKVCTDYVMSKHAVLGLVRSASVQLGTYGIRVNSVSPSMVPTPMTCHALGMEVEDVEKVSQMLAHLKGVALKPRHVADAVLFLASDDSDFISGVDLAVDGGYIVS, from the coding sequence atgtcgGGATACGGCGCCGGCGGCAATGGGAGACTAAAAGGCAAGGTCGCCATAGTCACCGGCGGTGCCAGCGGAATAGGCGAGTCCGTCGCTCATCTCTTTGCCGATCACGGAGCTCGGATGGTCGTCATCGTCGACATCCAGGACGATTTAGGCAACAAAGTAGCCGAATCCATCGGCGCCCACAGGTGCACCTTCATCCACTGCGATGTATCCGATGAGAATCAAGTCAAAACCACCGTGGAATCAACTGTCCAGAAATTCGGTCAACTCGACGTCATGTTCAGCAACGCCGGGATTCTAAGCTGCTCCGAACAGACGCAGACCGTCCTCGATCTCGACATCTCGGGTTTCGATCGTCTTTTCGCCATTAACGTCCGTGGAATGGCTCTGTGCGTGAAACACGCGGCGCGTGCGATGGTGGAAGGGCGCGTGAGGGGAAGCATAGTGTGTACTGCGGGCGTGAAGGCGAGCTGCGGTGGAAAAGTATGCACCGATTACGTGATGTCGAAGCACGCCGTGCTGGGATTGGTCCGTTCGGCGAGTGTTCAGCTTGGCACGTATGGGATCAGAGTCAACTCTGTGTCGCCCAGTATGGTTCCTACACCGATGACGTGTCACGCCCTGGGGATGGAGGTTGAGGATGTAGAGAAGGTGTCTCAGATGCTTGCGCATTTGAAAGGTGTTGCTCTGAAACCGCGACACGTGGCAGATGCTGTGTTGTTTCTTGCTTCCGATGATTCGGACTTTATCTCAGGCGTTGACCTCGCTGTTGACGGTGGATACATCGTTAGTTGA
- the LOC107418367 gene encoding serine/threonine protein phosphatase 2A 55 kDa regulatory subunit B alpha isoform isoform X4: protein MTFSSDSRTQMEWKFSQVFGERPPGEDVHDVDIISAIGFDKSGDYLAVGDRGGRVVIFERKDGKLLNQKRSHRELELMDFTSAWHPDFQYKTEFQSHKPEFDYLKSLEIEEKINKLRWSATPNGSQFILSTNDKTIKLWKVKEHKVKKVKEMDPYPYVNSENALLAERSFITEKVTSSAVNGNHPEWTEKMALSMSLSQDIHSEITDIEDTAQTRCRKVYAHAHDFNINSVSTNSDGETFISADDLRINLWNLEISDQCFNIIDMKPSNMEDLTEVITSAEFHPNHCNLLAYSSSRGFIRLVDMRQSALCDHSAIILQDGDSHELKSFFTEIITSISDIKFSKDGRYMLSRDYMSLKLWDVNMDSSPVATYKVHEHLRPKEATSPRCVQDKKVFLEQSDTILPTRA from the exons ATGACTTTCAGCTCCGACTCTCGTACCCAAATGGAGTGGAAATTCTCTCAGGTTTTCGGCGAGCGACCTCCTGGAGAAGACGTCCACGATG TTGATATTATATCTGCAATTGGATTCGACAAAAGTGGTGATTATCTGGCCGTTGGAGATCGAGGTGGTCGCGTTGTAATATTCGAAAGAAAGGATGGGAAACTT TTAAATCAGAAACGTTCCCATAGAGAGTTGGAGCTAATGGATTTCACTTCAGCATGGCATCCTGATTTCCAGTACAAGACAGAATTTCAGAGTCATAAGCCCGAG TTTGACTACTTGAAGAGTTTGGAAATCGAAGAGAAGATCAACAAATTAAGATGGTCTGCTACGCCCAATGGGTCGCAATTCATCCTTTCAACAAATGACAAGACGATTAAGCTCTGGAAG GTGAAGGAACATAAAGTGAAGAAAGTCAAGGAAATGGATCCTTATCCATATGTGAATTCGGAGAATGCACTTTTGGCCGAGAGGAGTTTCATTACTGAAAAAGTTACGTCATCTGCTGTTAATGGCAATCATCCAGAATGGACCGAAAAGATGGCCTTGAGCATGTCACTGTCACAAGACATACATTCCGAG ATTACTGATATTGAAGACACTGCTCAAACAAGATGCCGGAAAGTGTATGCTCATGCACATGACTTTAATATTAACTCCGTCTCTACCAACAG TGATGGTGAGACATTTATTTCTGCGGATGACCTTAGAATAAACTTGTGGAACCTTGAGATTAGTGATCAGTGTTTCAATATCATCGACATGAAGCCATCAAACATGGAGGATCTAACTG AGGTCATAACATCGGCTGAGTTCCATCCAAATCACTGTAATCTGCTTGCATACAGCAGCTCAAGAGGGTTTATTCGTCTAGTTGACATGCGACAGTCAGCATTATGTGATCACAGTGCAATAAT ATTACAAGATGGAGATTCTCATGAGTTGAAATCATTTTTCACGGAGATCATTACATCCATCTCTGATATAAAATTTTCGAAGGATGGGCGGTACATGTTAAGTCGTGATTACATGAGTCTAAAG CTGTGGGACGTTAATATGGATTCTTCCCCAGTTGCAACGTACAAGGTTCATGAGCATCTGCGCCCTAAG GAGGCCACTTCCCCAAGGTGCGTCCAGGACAAGAAGGTCTTCCTTGAGCAATCTGACACGATTTTACCGACAAG GGCATGA
- the LOC107418367 gene encoding serine/threonine protein phosphatase 2A 55 kDa regulatory subunit B alpha isoform isoform X3, translating into MTFSSDSRTQMEWKFSQVFGERPPGEDVHDVDIISAIGFDKSGDYLAVGDRGGRVVIFERKDGKLLNQKRSHRELELMDFTSAWHPDFQYKTEFQSHKPEFDYLKSLEIEEKINKLRWSATPNGSQFILSTNDKTIKLWKVKEHKVKKVKEMDPYPYVNSENALLAERSFITEKVTSSAVNGNHPEWTEKMALSMSLSQDIHSEITDIEDTAQTRCRKVYAHAHDFNINSVSTNSDGETFISADDLRINLWNLEISDQCFNIIDMKPSNMEDLTEVITSAEFHPNHCNLLAYSSSRGFIRLVDMRQSALCDHSAIILQDGDSHELKSFFTEIITSISDIKFSKDGRYMLSRDYMSLKLWDVNMDSSPVATYKVHEHLRPKLCELYDNDCLFDKFACGLSGDGLLFATGSYSSSDNKFLEF; encoded by the exons ATGACTTTCAGCTCCGACTCTCGTACCCAAATGGAGTGGAAATTCTCTCAGGTTTTCGGCGAGCGACCTCCTGGAGAAGACGTCCACGATG TTGATATTATATCTGCAATTGGATTCGACAAAAGTGGTGATTATCTGGCCGTTGGAGATCGAGGTGGTCGCGTTGTAATATTCGAAAGAAAGGATGGGAAACTT TTAAATCAGAAACGTTCCCATAGAGAGTTGGAGCTAATGGATTTCACTTCAGCATGGCATCCTGATTTCCAGTACAAGACAGAATTTCAGAGTCATAAGCCCGAG TTTGACTACTTGAAGAGTTTGGAAATCGAAGAGAAGATCAACAAATTAAGATGGTCTGCTACGCCCAATGGGTCGCAATTCATCCTTTCAACAAATGACAAGACGATTAAGCTCTGGAAG GTGAAGGAACATAAAGTGAAGAAAGTCAAGGAAATGGATCCTTATCCATATGTGAATTCGGAGAATGCACTTTTGGCCGAGAGGAGTTTCATTACTGAAAAAGTTACGTCATCTGCTGTTAATGGCAATCATCCAGAATGGACCGAAAAGATGGCCTTGAGCATGTCACTGTCACAAGACATACATTCCGAG ATTACTGATATTGAAGACACTGCTCAAACAAGATGCCGGAAAGTGTATGCTCATGCACATGACTTTAATATTAACTCCGTCTCTACCAACAG TGATGGTGAGACATTTATTTCTGCGGATGACCTTAGAATAAACTTGTGGAACCTTGAGATTAGTGATCAGTGTTTCAATATCATCGACATGAAGCCATCAAACATGGAGGATCTAACTG AGGTCATAACATCGGCTGAGTTCCATCCAAATCACTGTAATCTGCTTGCATACAGCAGCTCAAGAGGGTTTATTCGTCTAGTTGACATGCGACAGTCAGCATTATGTGATCACAGTGCAATAAT ATTACAAGATGGAGATTCTCATGAGTTGAAATCATTTTTCACGGAGATCATTACATCCATCTCTGATATAAAATTTTCGAAGGATGGGCGGTACATGTTAAGTCGTGATTACATGAGTCTAAAG CTGTGGGACGTTAATATGGATTCTTCCCCAGTTGCAACGTACAAGGTTCATGAGCATCTGCGCCCTAAG TTATGTGAGTTGTATGATAATGACtgcttatttgataaatttgctTGTGGCCTCAGTGGAGATGGACTTCTGTTTGCCACTGGATCTTATAG TTCTAGTGACAATAAGTTTCTTGAATTTTGA
- the LOC107418367 gene encoding serine/threonine protein phosphatase 2A 55 kDa regulatory subunit B beta isoform isoform X1 yields the protein MTFSSDSRTQMEWKFSQVFGERPPGEDVHDVDIISAIGFDKSGDYLAVGDRGGRVVIFERKDGKLLNQKRSHRELELMDFTSAWHPDFQYKTEFQSHKPEFDYLKSLEIEEKINKLRWSATPNGSQFILSTNDKTIKLWKVKEHKVKKVKEMDPYPYVNSENALLAERSFITEKVTSSAVNGNHPEWTEKMALSMSLSQDIHSEITDIEDTAQTRCRKVYAHAHDFNINSVSTNSDGETFISADDLRINLWNLEISDQCFNIIDMKPSNMEDLTEVITSAEFHPNHCNLLAYSSSRGFIRLVDMRQSALCDHSAIILQDGDSHELKSFFTEIITSISDIKFSKDGRYMLSRDYMSLKLWDVNMDSSPVATYKVHEHLRPKLCELYDNDCLFDKFACGLSGDGLLFATGSYSNRLCIFSRGIQSEGITIEASRNPERRPLPQGASRTRRSSLSNLTRFYRQGHENSSSDRNDLSCNLYSKLLHLAWHPSRNLIACGAGNSLFMYYA from the exons ATGACTTTCAGCTCCGACTCTCGTACCCAAATGGAGTGGAAATTCTCTCAGGTTTTCGGCGAGCGACCTCCTGGAGAAGACGTCCACGATG TTGATATTATATCTGCAATTGGATTCGACAAAAGTGGTGATTATCTGGCCGTTGGAGATCGAGGTGGTCGCGTTGTAATATTCGAAAGAAAGGATGGGAAACTT TTAAATCAGAAACGTTCCCATAGAGAGTTGGAGCTAATGGATTTCACTTCAGCATGGCATCCTGATTTCCAGTACAAGACAGAATTTCAGAGTCATAAGCCCGAG TTTGACTACTTGAAGAGTTTGGAAATCGAAGAGAAGATCAACAAATTAAGATGGTCTGCTACGCCCAATGGGTCGCAATTCATCCTTTCAACAAATGACAAGACGATTAAGCTCTGGAAG GTGAAGGAACATAAAGTGAAGAAAGTCAAGGAAATGGATCCTTATCCATATGTGAATTCGGAGAATGCACTTTTGGCCGAGAGGAGTTTCATTACTGAAAAAGTTACGTCATCTGCTGTTAATGGCAATCATCCAGAATGGACCGAAAAGATGGCCTTGAGCATGTCACTGTCACAAGACATACATTCCGAG ATTACTGATATTGAAGACACTGCTCAAACAAGATGCCGGAAAGTGTATGCTCATGCACATGACTTTAATATTAACTCCGTCTCTACCAACAG TGATGGTGAGACATTTATTTCTGCGGATGACCTTAGAATAAACTTGTGGAACCTTGAGATTAGTGATCAGTGTTTCAATATCATCGACATGAAGCCATCAAACATGGAGGATCTAACTG AGGTCATAACATCGGCTGAGTTCCATCCAAATCACTGTAATCTGCTTGCATACAGCAGCTCAAGAGGGTTTATTCGTCTAGTTGACATGCGACAGTCAGCATTATGTGATCACAGTGCAATAAT ATTACAAGATGGAGATTCTCATGAGTTGAAATCATTTTTCACGGAGATCATTACATCCATCTCTGATATAAAATTTTCGAAGGATGGGCGGTACATGTTAAGTCGTGATTACATGAGTCTAAAG CTGTGGGACGTTAATATGGATTCTTCCCCAGTTGCAACGTACAAGGTTCATGAGCATCTGCGCCCTAAG TTATGTGAGTTGTATGATAATGACtgcttatttgataaatttgctTGTGGCCTCAGTGGAGATGGACTTCTGTTTGCCACTGGATCTTATAG CAATCGTTTGTGCATTTTCTCCCGTGGAATTCAAAGTGAAGGAATCACAATAGAAGCTAGCAGAAATCCTGAGAG GAGGCCACTTCCCCAAGGTGCGTCCAGGACAAGAAGGTCTTCCTTGAGCAATCTGACACGATTTTACCGACAAG GGCATGAAAATTCAAGCTCAGATCGTAATGACTTGAGCTGTAATTTATACTCTAAGCTGCTACATCTGGCATGGCATCCATCAAGAAATTTGATTGCTTGTGGTGCTGGGAACAGCTTGTTCATGTATTATGCATAG
- the LOC107418367 gene encoding serine/threonine protein phosphatase 2A 55 kDa regulatory subunit B beta isoform isoform X2 has product MTFSSDSRTQMEWKFSQVFGERPPGEDVHDVDIISAIGFDKSGDYLAVGDRGGRVVIFERKDGKLKRSHRELELMDFTSAWHPDFQYKTEFQSHKPEFDYLKSLEIEEKINKLRWSATPNGSQFILSTNDKTIKLWKVKEHKVKKVKEMDPYPYVNSENALLAERSFITEKVTSSAVNGNHPEWTEKMALSMSLSQDIHSEITDIEDTAQTRCRKVYAHAHDFNINSVSTNSDGETFISADDLRINLWNLEISDQCFNIIDMKPSNMEDLTEVITSAEFHPNHCNLLAYSSSRGFIRLVDMRQSALCDHSAIILQDGDSHELKSFFTEIITSISDIKFSKDGRYMLSRDYMSLKLWDVNMDSSPVATYKVHEHLRPKLCELYDNDCLFDKFACGLSGDGLLFATGSYSNRLCIFSRGIQSEGITIEASRNPERRPLPQGASRTRRSSLSNLTRFYRQGHENSSSDRNDLSCNLYSKLLHLAWHPSRNLIACGAGNSLFMYYA; this is encoded by the exons ATGACTTTCAGCTCCGACTCTCGTACCCAAATGGAGTGGAAATTCTCTCAGGTTTTCGGCGAGCGACCTCCTGGAGAAGACGTCCACGATG TTGATATTATATCTGCAATTGGATTCGACAAAAGTGGTGATTATCTGGCCGTTGGAGATCGAGGTGGTCGCGTTGTAATATTCGAAAGAAAGGATGGGAAACTT AAACGTTCCCATAGAGAGTTGGAGCTAATGGATTTCACTTCAGCATGGCATCCTGATTTCCAGTACAAGACAGAATTTCAGAGTCATAAGCCCGAG TTTGACTACTTGAAGAGTTTGGAAATCGAAGAGAAGATCAACAAATTAAGATGGTCTGCTACGCCCAATGGGTCGCAATTCATCCTTTCAACAAATGACAAGACGATTAAGCTCTGGAAG GTGAAGGAACATAAAGTGAAGAAAGTCAAGGAAATGGATCCTTATCCATATGTGAATTCGGAGAATGCACTTTTGGCCGAGAGGAGTTTCATTACTGAAAAAGTTACGTCATCTGCTGTTAATGGCAATCATCCAGAATGGACCGAAAAGATGGCCTTGAGCATGTCACTGTCACAAGACATACATTCCGAG ATTACTGATATTGAAGACACTGCTCAAACAAGATGCCGGAAAGTGTATGCTCATGCACATGACTTTAATATTAACTCCGTCTCTACCAACAG TGATGGTGAGACATTTATTTCTGCGGATGACCTTAGAATAAACTTGTGGAACCTTGAGATTAGTGATCAGTGTTTCAATATCATCGACATGAAGCCATCAAACATGGAGGATCTAACTG AGGTCATAACATCGGCTGAGTTCCATCCAAATCACTGTAATCTGCTTGCATACAGCAGCTCAAGAGGGTTTATTCGTCTAGTTGACATGCGACAGTCAGCATTATGTGATCACAGTGCAATAAT ATTACAAGATGGAGATTCTCATGAGTTGAAATCATTTTTCACGGAGATCATTACATCCATCTCTGATATAAAATTTTCGAAGGATGGGCGGTACATGTTAAGTCGTGATTACATGAGTCTAAAG CTGTGGGACGTTAATATGGATTCTTCCCCAGTTGCAACGTACAAGGTTCATGAGCATCTGCGCCCTAAG TTATGTGAGTTGTATGATAATGACtgcttatttgataaatttgctTGTGGCCTCAGTGGAGATGGACTTCTGTTTGCCACTGGATCTTATAG CAATCGTTTGTGCATTTTCTCCCGTGGAATTCAAAGTGAAGGAATCACAATAGAAGCTAGCAGAAATCCTGAGAG GAGGCCACTTCCCCAAGGTGCGTCCAGGACAAGAAGGTCTTCCTTGAGCAATCTGACACGATTTTACCGACAAG GGCATGAAAATTCAAGCTCAGATCGTAATGACTTGAGCTGTAATTTATACTCTAAGCTGCTACATCTGGCATGGCATCCATCAAGAAATTTGATTGCTTGTGGTGCTGGGAACAGCTTGTTCATGTATTATGCATAG